The genomic region GACCAAATGGTGTTTGCAGGCTTGAAGCCTAATGTAATAACATGGTCTGCAATCATTGGGGTATCTGCACAAAATGGGTACCCTGAGAAAGCTTTGGAGTTTTACAGTAAAATGCGAATGGAAGGAGTGGAACCTGATTGTGTTACTCTTGTGAGTGTTCTGGGAGCATGTTCTCAGTTAGAATCTCTTGACAAGGGGAAAGAAATCCACGGTTATGTCAGAGCAAATGGATTTGATTCAGAGATCATGGTAGGAAATGCCCTAATATCTATGTATGGGAAATGTGCAGATATAGAGTGTTCACGTGTAGTATTTGACAAAATGTATAAGCGAGATGCAATTTCATGGAATGCGATGATAGCAGCCTATGTACAGAGGGGACATGGTAATGATGCTTTGGAACTTTTTCGAGAAATGTTTCTAGAAAGCATCAACCCAAACTCAATGACCATCACTTGTGTTCTATCTGCATGTGCTAGGCTGGCTGCTTTAAAACATGGAAAGGAGGTCCATAAATACATTGTCAGATGTGGACTTGAATCGCATATTTTCGTAGGAAGTGCACTTATAGACATGTATGCGAAATGTGGTAACCTAGAGGTTGCTCGTCATCTGTTTGACAGAATGTCTAAGAAAAATACTGTgtcatggaatgctatgattgctgGGTATGCAATGCATGGTTGTGGTGAGGAAGCTCTTTCTCTCTTTCAACAAATGCAAAGTGAAGATGTCAAGCCAGACAATATTACCTTCATTGCTCTTCTATCTGCATGTAGTCATGCAGGCTTAATACAGGAAGGTTGGCATTACTTCAATTTTATGAGGGAAGAGCATCACATAACACCTACATTAGGTCACTATGCTtgcatggttgaccttcttggACGTGCAGGAAGACTGTATGATGCTAAAGAGTTCATTGATAAAATGCCATTGGAACCCAATGCAGATGTTCTTGGGGCCTTGCTCGGTGCCTGCAGGATCCATTCTAATATAGAGTTAGGGAAAACTGTGGCAGATCAGCTTTTCCATTTGCAGCCTGAAAATCCTGGATTTCATGTCTTGCTGTCAAACATATACGCTGCAGATGGCAGGTGgaatgatgtagaaaaggtgagaACAATGATGAAAGACAGAGGTCTGAAACGGAGGCCTGGATGTAGCTGGATTGAATTAAAGAATAAGGTTCATGTGTTCAGTGTGGGAGACAAATCACATCCACAATTAGAAGAAATAAATGCAATGTTGGATAATTTGGCAGGacggatgaagaaggaaggttatGTGCCTGACAAGAACTTTGCCCTACATGATGTAGAGGATGAGGAAAAGGAACATATTCTCTGCCACCATAGTGAGAAGCTGGCCATTGCATTTGGGCTTATCAATACATCCCCTGGCACACCTATACGAATCATAAAAAATTTGCGGGTGTGTGGTGACTGCCACAGTGCAACAAAATTCATTTCCAAGATTGTTGAGCGGCAAATTGTTGTCAGGGATGCGAATCGGTTCCATCATTTCAAGGATGGCACATGTTCCTGTGGGGATTATTGGTGATGGTTTTTGAGAACAGTAGATACTGTTTCATGTGAAAAATTATGCATATAGAAATTATATGCCTTACTTCTGTATACAGAATATTCTTTATTTGATCCTGGTGCACTCTTATGATTTGTGCATCAAGCCTTGGGGATTAAGAAGCGTGAAGATTCCTTATTGCAGACATCCATCTTGGGAAATAGTTATGTGGAATTGATTAGaattgagaaaatgtagagataCCTTTTTATCTAGCCCTGGATGCCAGCAACTCAAAATTGTGCCCAAAAATTCTTGCTCTTGGAAGTCCAGGGGTGATAAATTGCCTATGTTGGGTAGAGTAGCAGGAAGCCCAATCGCTCATGCTCTTGGAAGTTCATATCATAATCTGGAGAAAGATAAGACATTTTTGGAGCTTAAAATTAGTTGCTTTCTACTTATTTATCTCTAATTCTTGCTGGGTTTATACGCTAAGGGAAGGTAATATTGAAGTTATACAGTACTAGAAATAACAATTATCTGCAAGCAAGGTTCAATTATGTCTTACCAGATTATTCATAAATATCTATGCAAGGAGAACTTTGCTGCTATTTGTTTGATCAGGAGCACGAATCTGGCAAGTGATCTTCATTTATGCCCATCTATGGTCTAGTTTGGTTTAGTTCAGAATGTTGCAGGCCATGGTTTGAATGGGTTTCTTAGTCTGTTGTTTGAGGATGTTGCACATTCTGAGCTTTAATGAATGGAACCGACTATTTTATTTTCAGCTTCTCTCTTCAACATGGAAGTAGGTCCTAGTGAATTTGTCCTGAGGGTGTCGTGGATTTCAATTTGTATACAAAGATGAAAATCTTGTTTGATTCAGAGTTACTAAAACTTGATGGCTAGTGTGCTGTGGAAAATTTATTGTACCCCCAAAGAGGAGGAATTTGCTGGTTTCCATCTGTGGCATCTATAGTCCTGACATGGAACTATCGAAGTTAACATCATGGGTAAGTCAATGATGAAGAGGTATTTCCGGGTTTCGCCCGGCATTTGCTGTAAGAGGCTTTTACTGTCGCAAGGTAATTGCATCTTTCTCTTTTTTGTTTATCTGACAAAGTCCATTAAGGCTCATTCCAACAAGGTGCTCTTTCTCTCTGTCATTTCACTTCATCTGACATTCTTATCACGTTTTAATGTGCTTTGTTAGGATTTGCTGTATTGAGGTACTACATTGAGTTTCTTAAAGTGTAACAGCGCTCTGTCAAAATCCTTTGACAACCATCAAACCAAAAGTTCCACGACATGGAGTGCAAGAATCCTGATGTAAGAGGGATGGAAAATCATGAGGACTATTTGGAGATAAAATAGCAATCAATGTCCCAACATGCCTTTGCTAGAGCTTCATATGGAAAATCACCAGGCAATACAGGCAAAGTCTTTCTAAAAAATATGATGTCATTTCAAATCATGAAGATGAGCAGATCGCCATAACCTTCTATGAATGCCTCTTTCAATGCATGTGTGATTTCAATTTACACCATGCAATTTGTATGATCATGTTATACAAGTCTTTGATGTCTATCTGTTTTTGAATATGCCTACTTCTAACTTGGATTTCTATCTGTTTTGTTTGCCTTTGCTGTCAAGTACCATATGCAATTATTGGCTCAGAGACAATAGAAGCTGCAGGCTTGGGAACATAGTAGTATAAAAAATTTCTTCTGTCATAGGGGAACTATGGCCAACAAATAAACGATGCTACGATAACTAGATCAAATATCTGGTAACATTCTTCTGATATTAAATCATCATGGTCTATGGAGATTAACGGTGTCTATATATGGTTAATTTAGGTGACCAGTTTTGTTTCGATGGAGGCTATTGGAATTGGAGGTTCTGATTCAAAGGAATATGTTGTAACCTAAGTTAATAATCCATGGCTTCCAATTGATATAAAGGGACACTTTGCAGGTTACTGCAAGCAAGATACCAGTTTAAAAATGAGATTTTCCTTAAAGGATATCCACAAGGGATTCTTTCCATTTGCCTTCTTTATTGTATGAATTATATACATCTTTTGAAAGGTGATGTATGGTGCATTGATCCCCTGATTTTCCAAGAATATAAAAATACAATTGAACCCTTATCATTTCAAGAGATTAATTGTAAATGGAAAAAGATCTAGTAGCTTAGTGGTAGGTCAAATATTTGGAGACGTTAGTCCATGGAGACCAATGTAGGCACTCCATTCTTCATTCTAGTGACCAGGTTTGTTTCTTGGAGTTATTGAACTTGGGGGATTTGATGCAAAAGCACCCATTATTCAAAGACTTAATGAGGGTACAAATTCTTTGTATGCATTGCTAATGGCATTAAAAGTGTTATCATATGAGGGTGTCCTTTTGGGATGGACTATGTGATAGGTAGAATGTATTTTAAAATACATTTCCATGTTTTTTTTAATATAGAAGCATCCTTTAATCGCATACATCCAACTAAAAATAttaaaaacacaaagacatatGTCTTAAATTATTTTAGTTATAAGAATTAATTAAAATACATTTTGTATtatgagttattttaaaatgtATTTCTATATTGTTTTTTAATCTAGAAGTATCTTTTAATCTCATACGTCTATCTAAACAGGAAATATGTCTTAAACTATTTTAGTTACTAAGTGATATTTTAAAATACATTTCTACATTCTCTTTTAATATAGAAATATCCCTTAATGTCATACATCTATCTAAAAATGACCTAAACAGGAAATAGATAAACTAAGCATtgcaatatattaaaaaatatattttattaaaaaatatatttaattaaggtTATGATAATTatgatatttttaggaaaaatgAAGAGTAAAAACACTTAAAATCAAATATTCAAGACATCTACATAAAATTAACTATACTAATTGATTAAAAGGGTCTTCTTTTTAAATGCAAAAGATCCTTTTCTAATAGTCACCTTGCTTTTGATAGCCTCCATCCAAGCCAAAGGTCACCAAGTTCAACTATTTGGTGGGATGTTTATTTTGAGCACTTGATTATTAGAGGTATTTTTGACTCTCGGGATGGTGGGTCTCCTTTGGCTTCCCTAGATCTAGATGGGTTGCTTTTGGGAGTGGTTCCTTTTGTGTTAAATGCTTGTTTGTGATGGAATGCCTTCACCTAATCCTCTTATGATCGATGTTATTTCTTCTAAGCTTATGTCTCTCAAGGGGTGTGCTGGTGGAACCATTGTTCCTTGCATGCATTTGTATTTTGCACAACTTATGTCTTCTTCGATGAGATGTTCTTATTCACTACATGTGGTGGAGTAGGTCAAAAGCGATGATAGAGGATTCCCCTCTCTTGTCTCCCTGATTTGAGGATCTAGAAAATGTTGTCCTAGACTATTCTCCAAAGGAGGAAAATAGATCTTCCTAAACTTGTACCAAATTCTTATGTATATGTTTTGGGTGTGCAGTTTATTAGGTGGGAGCTAATGTTGTGTAGGGCGTTGTTCCTTCGTTTTGGTGGTGATTGCCTTTGAGTGGCTATTATAGTAGGGTTAGTATTATTGGGAGGCAACTTAAATGTAATTATATTGTTATCTGATTTTTGTGTTGACTATTTTCTACTATATAAAAATTCAAACCCATTTAAAACTTATTTTACATATGataaaaaacacaaaattaactaTAAAAAATATCAACATAAAGCTAAACTCCAAAAAGTACCAATAGTTTTTTCTATCTGTCAcgcatataaattaaattaaattactaGATCTTAAAACAAACACATACAAACATTTTATTACCTATTTtgacaaaataatatttaacaatacAAAATTACCTTGGGTCAAGAGGTAAAAAGTAAAGGCGACTTTCAAGATCGCACTAAACTGCACCAGCCGGGAATCGAACCCGGGTCTGTACCGTGGCAGGGTACTATTCTACCACTAGACCACTGGtgcttttgaaatttgttttgtatTAGTTTATTTTAAACTATCAAGCCATGCTCTCCCAAGCTATTTACGGTCGATCTGAAATCTTGCCTGCTGTGTTAATTGGTGGCCTGGattttcatatcaaatcacaaATTAGACATTTCTTATTTTCTCTCCCTTTCCAAGTTATTTTATGCTTCGATGAaagtccataccttgttccaaatctcccattgtGGCAGAGGGATGCTGGATGCAGGCAAAAATGGTGGAGTTCGGCTTTACAAATGCCAGTCGCATTTGCTTGAATGTTTCGAAAGCGCGAGGCTCGGGTTTGCAATCTCTCCTCCCCTCCGTCAGTTCTATCCCTTCGTTTATAGTATAGTATAGTTGTTGTAGCTATAACAGTTTATGTCAGTTTTTTCCCCGCTACAATAATGCCGACATCTTGTAACTGAAGCACTCGATTTTCTGTGAGTTAACTGAAAATAGCCTCGCATTTTTATTTGGTTGGCCGTGTGATTAATTTCCATTTACGTATATTCACAGGTTCtacaatcaagaaaataactgcaTGAGATATCCTACAAATATGGCAGCCTCTCCTACTAATTTCAGTTTTCTGAAAGATAATTTTGACAAAGGGCTAGAAATAGATGTCGACGTTGAAAATATACATTGCAAAATGAAATCCAAAAACATAGGCTCAACATCAAGAACACT from Cryptomeria japonica chromosome 3, Sugi_1.0, whole genome shotgun sequence harbors:
- the LOC131027636 gene encoding pentatricopeptide repeat-containing protein At3g12770, which produces MNIPLRLFFRHIGTMQLKWMPNLADKIIENPNTLSVVDNTIIKMCTEGQLKEALVTLQNTVHPLHYETYASLLQACALAKALEVGRKLHSSIIINGLEYHEFVVTKLAGMYCRCQRLTDARQVFDKMPQRRKPILWNVIIRGYARRGFYEEALELYNQMQDEGISPDTFTFACALMACASLSDLRKGKDIHNCIIRRQLESDIYVQNALVAMHAKCGSLEKALELFDKMYQRDIVSWNSVISGYAQYGRPEEAMKFFNRMHIAGMKPEIITIVSVLPACANMEALYSGKEIHGYVIKSGYEADDSVGNSLLSMYAKCGCLEDAQEIFETVSLTEVVSWNTMITGYGHNGHYDLALKLFDQMVFAGLKPNVITWSAIIGVSAQNGYPEKALEFYSKMRMEGVEPDCVTLVSVLGACSQLESLDKGKEIHGYVRANGFDSEIMVGNALISMYGKCADIECSRVVFDKMYKRDAISWNAMIAAYVQRGHGNDALELFREMFLESINPNSMTITCVLSACARLAALKHGKEVHKYIVRCGLESHIFVGSALIDMYAKCGNLEVARHLFDRMSKKNTVSWNAMIAGYAMHGCGEEALSLFQQMQSEDVKPDNITFIALLSACSHAGLIQEGWHYFNFMREEHHITPTLGHYACMVDLLGRAGRLYDAKEFIDKMPLEPNADVLGALLGACRIHSNIELGKTVADQLFHLQPENPGFHVLLSNIYAADGRWNDVEKVRTMMKDRGLKRRPGCSWIELKNKVHVFSVGDKSHPQLEEINAMLDNLAGRMKKEGYVPDKNFALHDVEDEEKEHILCHHSEKLAIAFGLINTSPGTPIRIIKNLRVCGDCHSATKFISKIVERQIVVRDANRFHHFKDGTCSCGDYW